CAAGTCCAACACCGACAGCGACGTGGCGTCCGCAATACGCAGAAGGCACCGTCGGGTCCTCCACTGCCCCGTTTCAACTTTCCCCATCCGGTTCTCTACCCGACCCGAACAGCGGGtccgttttctctctctctctcttccctgcTGCTTTCCCAATCctatttattctctctcttctccactTGAACAAGCAACAGATCCTCCGTCGGAGCTCCAGTCCCTCCCTCCGTCCCTCCGACCGTCCGTCCGTCCGGTACGCGCGATCTATTGGTTTTCTGAAAATCGGCGCGCTGAATATGATTTGTTGCCTTGAACGACCGCAATTGTCTGAATTTTCGATTTCCTCGCTGTTCCTCGTTTGTCGTGCTGATTGGATTGATGATAGGATGAGATGACTTCCGTGGCTCGAGTAATCCCGCTTGCTTTGCTTGATTTCTTtgtcccccttttctttttgtggattGGATTCTCTCCTTTACTGGTTTGGAGTGGAAGATGAAGGCGGTCGCCGAGTTTCGTGGGGTTGAGGTGTGTGGCGCGAGATTGCGGAATGCGGACGCTGATTATTGTTGTGCTTGGGAGATTGAATCGAGGGattgaaattttagtatgaGTGGATTTGGAGAATTACGTCTTTGGGTCCTTGGGTAGGTCAATTTTGTGATTTGTTGGGCTTTAACTAGTTTTGAGGTACAGATGCTGTCTCTCTCCACATGGCTGCTCacatagaagaaagaaattttctgGGATAGGAATTCTAGTAAAATCTTCAATGTCGTTAGTAAATAATGATGCCTCAGAATACGTGGTTGATTTGCAgtttcctgatttttttttttttccggcacAATTCAGCTTCCCGATGTGCTTCCCAGTTTTTTGGCTATTATTTGAGCTTTGTAGTGTTTTATCTTGTAGGTGTGCTTGAAGGTTCACTACTTTGTGCAACAGTCTTAAAAGCTACACAAGATGGTGAGTTTCATTGGCTCTTATATTCGTGGTTGGTGAGTTGGCTGGGGTAGCAATTTAATTTGCTTTAGATATGTGTATTGTCCCTGTTGTAAACGTGCAAAATTATTGAATTCATTCTTTTGGGGTAATCCGGGAATAAAGTACTCATGAGCTATGAAAACAAAAGGTATATAAAGTGGAAAAAGGAACTGATTCATTGTCCTAAAGGCTGATGACAGAGATAATAGTCTTTGCTATGTAGGATCATGTTGAATCTGTAAATTCTCTGATACTAATCTCTTTGTACTAATCTCTTTGTActtaaacaaaaagaatttaattcttaaatttagTTGAAGTTGTCGAACTCCAACAGTGAATTAACTAATGCTAAATGCACTCTATGGTGAACACcaaaagatctctctctctctctctctctctctctatctatcaGCTTTTGCTGGAATCTTATTGTTGTTGCAGATGATTACACGTACTTGAATGTAGCTTATAACTTTTGTATTGATAACCATTTAATCTTCACCACTAAGCTAATTATGGAAGCAAAATATTGATGCATAGCAATCTGATAGCTTGCTCCTTCAACATTCTGTGTTCAGATGGTGGGATTGTATGTTATGGTTTCTGGTTTTTGATGAGTAAATGGTTCTGTTTATGCACTTTGCTGAGATCTGGATATGACATTACGATTTTCTTCTGATTGTATAACTAGTATTTCGGTGGATATGGATATCACGGGACATCATTTGAGCAGACATATCGCTGTTACCCTGCATCCTTCATTGAAAAGGTCAGGACTACCTTCTATTTGTTGCAAACAATACGGTGATAAAATTTTCGTTATATTCAATATATAGAATATAATGTATGTAAATGATTTCAAAGGATTAgattatgtgatttttattgatagataaatagggaagagagaagtaGGAAACTGAACTTAGCGTGATCATTGTCTGGATGAGCTGATTCCATTGTCGTAACCTGGAACTTACCATGTCGGAGTCAGTTCTTGATTTcttggtatcagagtgacaatCTATCCTGCTGATTTAAATTTTCACTCCCAAGTAGATACTggaactttttatctttcttgctgacctttttttccccctcctTTTAAAGTTATATGTTTGTGAGagttaatttttgatttttctttgatgtgCAGCCACAAATTGAAAGTGGTGACAAAAGTGAGTTTTTACATTCACCTCCTGTGAGACGAAAgttgtttctcttttcttgctcATCCTTCTGACGACACCTTTCCTTCTTCTGCTTTCACAGTTATAATGCCTCCATCTGCCCTTGATCGCCTAGGTGTGCCGACTTACTAATTGTTTGTATTCTTCTCTTGGTTTTGGCCGTATCATATCATGGGAAGCTCATTTAACACATTGTTACAGCGTCCCTGCATATTGATTATCCAATGTTGTTTGAGCTGAGAAATAATGCTGCTGAACGGGTCTCTCATTGTGGTGTACTTGAGTTTATTGCTGAAGAAGGGATGATATACATGCCATACTGGgtagaattctctctctctctctctctctttttaattcaCTGGTGTAATTTGCTTACAATCTTCCATTATCttcttaatctttcttttttctggttcATGTATTTGATCTAGATGATGGAGAACCTGCTCTTGCAAGAAGGAGATTTTGTCCAAGTGAAAAATGTAACTCTTCCAAAGGGAACATATGTTAAACTGCAACCCCACACAAAGGACTTTTTGGATATTTCCAACCCAAAAGCAATGTTAGTTAACATGTCTTACTTCCAGTTTATTCTTACATGATTGCCACTGCTCCCTTTTTGGTAATAGACTggatatggattttttttttttttttttttcagtctcTTCTTTCTATTGTATGAATGTTCTTGCTGACTGAACTTTTTACTGGAGGATGCCTGGTGTATCAGGCTAACTGCCATTGACTTGGTATGCTCGCTGCTGCTGTGTTTGAAAAATGAAGGGAGAGTTGGAAACAGAGTATTTGAAGTTGTTTATTGGATATTCActagaaaaaaagatgaaaaaacttCTATGCATTATGGTTTAGTGGAACTGAAGAGAAcccaaaaatctcaaaaggtTGTAAAGTTCTGTGATTGAAGGATATGAAATGATTATCAGgtattttgaccaaaaacatGATTACTTAAAGTTTCTGTCTGAGTTACACCATCTTTTTGTGgagttcaaaatttttaggaGAAGCTACAATGATcaagctttctttttttttccttctctcccgTTTGAGGAACGTTATGGCTTACTTTGGCAATCTTCGTTCAGACTGCTTTCTTATCCTTGAGCATTCTCTATTGTGCAATTGACATAGTCCAACTGCCTTCCAGCGAGGCACTCTATTGGAAGTTtcctcattatttttttaatgcaatataTGATATATCTTATGATGCAGGAAGTGCACAtttaatcttttgatgattaagTTGATACTTGGTCTGTTCTACATGAAGTTGTGTTTCTACTTATCCACATGGGGTGAGATAAGTAGTTTAGACAGTTTGGATCATGTATACATGCTCACTGAGAAGAATACTTATGTAAGATTTGGTTAGTTGCTAGAAGAATGGTCTTGATGGTGCACTTACCATTTTCTTAATTCCTTGTGACTCAAGAGAATGTACTATCTCAGTCCTTAGATATATATTTCATTTAACATGTGATATTGTTATGTTTTGGAAATCTTTTAGTGGTTACATTCTTGTTTTGCAATGTGTAGCCTGGAGACTACTCTGAGGAATTATTCCTGCTTAACCACTGGGGATAGTATTATGGTGGCATATAACAACAAAAAGTACTATATTGATATCGTAGAGACAAAGCCTTCTCATGCCATAAGTATAATTGAGACAGACTGTGAGGTTGATTTTGCTCCTCCGTTGGATTACAAAGAACCTGAAAGGCCCGTAGCACCTGCTCCAAGCAAGGGACTGGCACAGGGTATGTCTTTTCTTGTACACTCTATCTTCATTCTTCCTTTTAGTGTCGGGACATGGGTCAGCCTTTCTGGTATCTTTCTTGTGGTAGTTGGTATTGGATCAACTATTTTTAATCTTTGAGATTAATGTAATGGCATAGACACTAGTGAGAGGGTTAAAATGTCTTAGAGATATCTCCTTAGGTGAAATAGCTATCTTTTCCCTTTGCAAAAAGGAATTTGCCACATGCTGTTGTATAAAATACCCATTGCCAATCCCTTAGTTGGCTTCTAATACGGAAGAGTATAAAATCCTTGGATCATCTGTCTTCATAGTTTTCTAGAGCAAGTCTTCGACAAGTTTGCATAGTTGTTCCCTCACCAGTTTCTATTTAGATCAAATAGAAGGAAATGCCAGCATTTTATTCAACTAACATCTACCATAACTAAGATCATTTTCCCTCCATGCTTTCAGCTGAAGAGGGTCCTGCTGTGGATGAACCAAAGTTTAACCCGTTCAGTGGAGTAGGTAGACGCTTGGATGGAAAGCCATCGAAGGATCCACTCATGCCTGCTTCCACAAATGTTCCCATAGGCAAGCGATCTGCTGTTGCTAATGGTAAAGGAATCCCATCTGCAGCATCTACTTCACAATCGGCAGGCCAAACTCAAGGAAAGCTTGTTTTTGGATCAAATGCAAACCGTActccaaaagagaagcaaaaggtATTGCTTCTCACCATTTATACATATGCTCTTGTTCTGAgggagagggggaaagagagagaccatgatgatgatgtctaCTCACGTTAGTCTTTTGTtctcaaatctgcaggaagctCCAAAAGATGCTAAACAGGAGCAACCTCCAAAGGAAGAGCCAAAGTTCCAGGCTTTCACAGGGAAGAAGTATTCACTGCGGGGTTGAGTTATTCTCAATGACTTGTTCTGCTGAAAACATTCATGTATGATATTGAGAATACAGCACACCTTTGCATATTTACTATGTTATTGTGGAAGGGTTACTCCTTGCAAGATTAGGTGTTGTGGATAATTTAATTGACATGTAATTATGACCCGattggatctctctctctctcttcctctgttAAATCTATTTACTGCCACTTCTCAAGTATATCTAGCTCTGCCGCGTATCTCTGCCAGCTTACATCCACGGTTTAAGTGGCATGTCCTCTCACCCATGTCTGTGTTCTGTTTCCCCTGTTTCGGCCAATAATGCTCAGACTTGTGTTAGCATCAAGGGCATGCAGTAAAACACTTTGGTTGCTTAGCATTGGCAGGCCAAAAATTTTACACGATCGAGATTCCTTCAAGATGCAGCCACTCTATGACACTGGTTCTACTTGATATACTCGGAAAGTTGGGGAAAATAAGTCCTATAAATTATTCTCGTTAGTGGACAATTCGTGGTCTAGGGAAATATGCTCTTGCCATCTAGGCAGCCTAAGCAGGTGAATGTGGCCAACTGTCACCGCTCTAGGGAGATAGCATTCTGGTTTTGCTCATGAATCCGTTAAACGCGATCCTATCTCCTGATTCCGGGCCTTGTCCTTTTGTTCCGCGTTCTACGTGGGGAGAGAGAGTACATCAATTTGATCTGAAATTGGGGACTGAAGGAACGTGTTGATTGCGGAGTCCCAAAATGCCATCGCTAACAGATGTAAAGCTACTTAATATCCAGGTCACATCCAGTGCCTCAATGTCATCCTAGGATAAGCGAACTTGGTCTATTCCTAAACCATTACTGAGACCAGTGTAGTtcaaagaataaagaataatgCGAATGTTGCTCCATTCCTCATCATGCTTTCCTCCATCATAGAAGGATGGCTTTTAGTGCATCTTTCACATAGGGGTACTTGAACGGGAACCCCAGTTCCCTGGCTTTAGCAGGGACCACCTTTTGTCCATCCAAAACCTGCGACGAAAATCGGCCTCAATAAACTGCgaagagagaaaaatgcaaTGTAATGCAGGGGAGAAGTCCTCACCACACATGCACCTTCTCCTAGCACTGCTTTGAGGGCAAAATCTGGTACAGGCAACCAAGAGGGCCGGCCTAATACCTCCCCCAGCTGTTGACACAATTCTGCCAAGCGTACCGGATTCGGCGCAGTTCCATTGATAACTCCTGTTAAAATTTTGCTATTTTagcaaaaatagagaaaaaagtgTTCCCCTTTTAAGTTTTAAATGAGATCAAGGGTCATCCCTACGAACTGTCTGCTAACTGAACTAACAATACTAAAACATCGGTAGTTACAGTAATTAGTTGGCAGTTCAAACTTCAAAGCTTCACCTTTGTAAGAAGGATTGATTAGAGCTTCATATATCAGGTTTACTAAGTCATCCACGTGAATCCATGAAAACCTACACAAGGATTAAACAATCAAGTAAGCCACATTTCAATTACATTAAACCACAAAGATACAACAAAACAGTAATTAGTTAAAGGAACAACAAAGCTAAGGTATACATGGTAAAACCATTGGAATTAATCAGATGATACTATTTCTCCATGCTTCTTGCTTTACAGAGTGGAACAGGAGCAATGATCCTAGACGAAAACTATGTCTATAAGCAGGAAGTAATATAGGGTAAAATATTCAGAAATCAGTACCATTGTTGACCAGAGCCCAATGGTCCACCAGCGAACATCATGAAGAGAGGGACCATTTTAGCTGCAGGGGTATCACAAACAGCAGCAAGCAACTGAACAATTGTTCCACAAAAAACAAACGGACCTCACGGAAGTCCTTAAATGCATAAAGTGTATACATTTTGGAACTTAAATgcccaaaaacaaattttagaactagaGTGCTGAACTAACACAAGTTTTAGTCTTTTGCTGTTATTGTCCCTATCTCATTGAATAAGCCCAATTGATGGGTGGTTTTAAAATATAGTCAATTAAAGACCAAGGAACAAATCTCCTCACCATTTAAGAATGAAactatcaaaaggaaaatcatgAGGCAGATAGCTGGCAAGTGAGAAAACAGATAGATATCACATTATACCTAAAGCACCGCCATCTTTACCAAGAACAACACCTATACGGATAAGGGCAACCCTGACATCCTTGTTCACTGTGAGGGCTGTTGCCTCCCATTCTCTACAGACCTGCACAAAAATGTTTCAGCTGATAAAGCACTTGCTAGACTTGATTGTAGTATAGCAGCAAGAGACTAACATGAACTTCTCTTGGCATatcttctccaaaagacaaatattaattgaaaatttaacatcttcactaacaaaagaagaacagCAACAATCTACATTTAAGAGAGTTAGAAGCTGGGAAAGAAAGCATAATGGTCACGGAAGACTTCTAACCCTTTCATcagattttttctttattttgactTTCTTAGATTACTCTTTCTCAAAAGTGCgaaagtcaaaaagaaataaataactaaattcatGCCATGTGTTATCACAAGAATGGACATGTGTCAAACCTCTTTAAGCCTATAGTTGAACTTGAAGCAGCAAATAGTCTGTGTAAGTATTTACTGCCTGCAAAGGCCAATGTGACAAGGTCTGAATATGTCATGACTTGCCAAGTGCGGCCTTTTTGTACTTCCCAAGAACAGCACATAGCAATATGGCAGTTCAGGATACAGGACATGCCGAACACATAATGGGGCATTCCAATGCACGAGGCATTAAACACATATTATTGACATAGAAAATATCAGGATTGATGGTTTGAGAGACTGCCCTGACAAGAACGCCTCAATTGTTTCATTTCACTAGTACTACAATCAAACAGGAGTGTCCCTTTCATATTAACACTGACTCTTACCAGAGGAAGGTTGCAAATCTATGGAAGTAAATATTAGTTTCATCTACAAAAGCTCATCGGGGTAAAAGCTATATCTTAATTCCCTGAATTCCTGATAAATCAAACGGGAACGATGGTAACAAGGCAGGGACATCATCTTTCTAGAAGTTATCACTGAATTCctgataaatcaaaattttaaactaaataAATGGACAGAAGCAGGGTAGGGATGACGAAGATGTTTGAAAAAGGGAAGGTATAATGCAAAGATGCTACCATCTGAGTCCCAGATGTAAGCACTGCGAAAAACTTTCAAGGCCTcacatcattaatttttcttgtttcttttgagTAGTCAGAGAATATGCTTGCTGTAGCATAGGACTATGGCTAATTAGAAGCTATTTGTATTTTGCAATTAAAAATTGTAAGTCTGAAGCAAGAACTTAAGGCAATAATGTCACAATTTACCTGATGAAGAGTAGAATTATGAAGTTTGTACATGTTCCCCactaaaaattcttaatttcATTCGACTCAAAATGAGAATAGGAACATAATATGATTGAATGATTAACCTCAGCCAAGTAATCATTTCCGGATGGACTACGCTCATCAAACACTCGTGTTTCACTGCTGCCTGaagatttggaaggaaaaaaacaaacagaTGATCAGGTTCATGTGAAGGTCAAGAGCATCCATTTGTAACCAGAGAAGTGCAATTTAAACAACAGAGTAAAGGCAAATAAGAAGTAGTGAGTAGATTATTGGAAATTTCATGTGTACGTCTCTACCACAATAGCTAAAGTTATAGGATTCTTTCAGTGGTTAAAGGATTCACTCATTTTCATTCAATAGCAGAAAACTCGAACAATAGAAACATATGACTCGAACATTTTCAATGCATTGAACTTTGCTACTTTATTAGATTTtcatttgcaaaaattgaaaccATTATGTAAGTATACCAATCGTGAAGCGTATAGAAGTATAATCCCTGCAAACATAATCACAAGGCTGTGACAAAATGCATGTCTAGGGATGCATGGTCCCAGGCTACAATGATATTTCATGCAGATGATAAACTTCTGCAACAAAAGTATCTCAGACGATTGCCTTGTTGATTTTACAACAAGACCTCCAGTTGTCCAGCAACAACAACATGATTAATGTTTAGATTTCTCAGCAgtccaaaacaaaaataaattacacTGCACAGGCTAATTCCATAACACCCCCtcccctgaaaaaaaaaaaaacaccaagcccaaaaggaaaagggaaaaagccaaaaggcaATACAATGGCACACTCATTTGATTTTGCTTTGGAACCTCCATATGGTATTGTGTGATAACCTGTTAGGCAAGCACCTCATACAGctttttgacaaaacaaatGCACATGAGCGCTATCATGCTATGTTTAGCATAGCTGTCCCCAGAAGAACAGTAGAAATGGGATTAGAAAGAGACCGTAGTAACCAACAGCAGTTGCGCTGACCAAAACAGTAGGCCGATTTTCTCCTGGGGATGCATTTATGTAATCTACAACCTTGAATCATTGAAACAACTACGTGAATAAACTAGAAACATAATTTGATAATGTTATGCCCCTTTGGATTAGTAAGTTCATTCTAAGTGAAATATGAATCATGACTTCATGTCATGATGTTATAACTCAAAAAGAGTCTACAGAATATATTGATGGAAAGAGGGGAAATGTTTTCTGACCTTTGAGGTAACCCTAATTCTGCTgtcttttatctcttttttgaTCTGCAAAAAATCTCCAAAATTACAACATGCCTGACATGCAGATACACTGTTTCATGTAGTGGCATGACTAACTGAAGGAAGACGGGTGTCAAAAACCGTGACTATGCTTCGAGTACCATCCCTTTTCTTATATTCTCTACAAATAGGTAAATCCTTGTCTTCATCCATGTTCCCCTTTTGCAAATTTGTTTGTGGTGAGGTTTATAACAACTTAGATGCACAGAAATAACACATTTAGCAGATCATATGAGCTAAAACTAGAAAGATCATTCACATTGTATCCGAAACATAATAGTTAAGTATGTTTGTTTCTTGCaaaatgaaacattttcctaaaagtatTCACTTTAATCGCTTATAAAAGTGAATaaaccaaaaatgttttcatcgtccacgaaaatgtttaaacataaaattggtgtcgacaatgaaaatatttttcattgactaattttttcaaGAGATACAAGCTATCAGTTCTAGGGAAAAGTTTTCCAAactattcattttccacaaaacaaaatGTAATTCACTTTCTTGCATCAACACAGCTTATTTGCAAGGTGATATTTGACAAGAATTATAAATTCCAATATGGTACTGACCTCAGATGACCACCTTGTACTAATTGGCATTCCGGCAAGATTGACAACAGCATTTGACTTTTGGATGCAGTCTCTCCACTTTGGCTCCTCCGCGATTACTAGTCCGGGATAATCTTTCACTATGTTTGCCGGGAAGTGATGAAGGTCAGACTAGACATATTTAGCATTTCATGTCGCAAGAACTATAATATACATGAAGAAATTATGCACAGGTAAATATAGACTAAAAAAACAATATCTGCAATTCAGGAGGAGTAAATCTGTGTATATGTGAACGAATACTAATAAGCAATGCAATATGGTTATACAATTCCAGCAGATCCTATGGAAATTCTTATGTGCGTTCTAGAAATAATGAAACTTGTAAATGTATCTAAAAGTAGTCATTACCTTCTTACCCGGAAATATTAACTCTGCTCTTGATCTAGAACGAGTCAAAACATGCACATCATGATTGTCTGCAAGACAGGACACATTCAAATCCCTGTTTAACATTTCTACCCAAAACAGCAATTATTCATGTATTCAATGTCCCTAATAAGATGGGAGAGACAGAATGTGCTCGTTCAATATACTTCGCtaacaaataaatcaattattCTACAATAATCTAGGAGAAAGTATTTAAAAGCAAATGCCACAATTTATTCTTGAACATGTGCTTGTTggtgggagcatatgaagaatATGAACCAAACAATACTTCATTAAGTCCATAAGGCTCCACATCGCTATGTGCTCGATGATGGACATGAAGGCATGGATAAACTCAAATTTATGGTGGCAAGCATTGCAAGGAGGAGGTGCTGGCATGCACATTATGGTGTGTGACTGGTGAGTGGTCTGGTCTGAGCATGTCACTACAAATTGTTCATGAAGAACTCTTGGACATATATACTGCTGCAAGTAGCATTAAAGAAGATGGACAAAAACTAAGAGTGCAACTGAACTTTGGGAACAAATATCTAACAGATTGTTCAACTGTGTAATACAAAacaaattgaagaagatgaaaatacacaTGGATAAAGAATCAGAAACTTATTTCTGTACCAAATGTAAAGAATCAGAAACTCAGTGCATGTTAAATATCCAGTGCATCAGTATTAATAGAAGCAGTGACCATGACCTGCACGCAATCTCTGCACTAGCCTCCTACCAATAAAGCCTGTTGCTCCGGTTACTGAGACAATCATCTCATTTCCCTGCAGCACCGCAAAAGAAGATACATAAAAGATGTCACACCATAACAACATGACGTACCATTCCAACGACAATATG
This Eucalyptus grandis isolate ANBG69807.140 chromosome 7, ASM1654582v1, whole genome shotgun sequence DNA region includes the following protein-coding sequences:
- the LOC104453384 gene encoding ubiquitin recognition factor in ER-associated degradation protein 1; the encoded protein is MYFGGYGYHGTSFEQTYRCYPASFIEKPQIESGDKIIMPPSALDRLASLHIDYPMLFELRNNAAERVSHCGVLEFIAEEGMIYMPYWMMENLLLQEGDFVQVKNVTLPKGTYVKLQPHTKDFLDISNPKAILETTLRNYSCLTTGDSIMVAYNNKKYYIDIVETKPSHAISIIETDCEVDFAPPLDYKEPERPVAPAPSKGLAQAEEGPAVDEPKFNPFSGVGRRLDGKPSKDPLMPASTNVPIGKRSAVANGKGIPSAASTSQSAGQTQGKLVFGSNANRTPKEKQKEAPKDAKQEQPPKEEPKFQAFTGKKYSLRG
- the LOC104453383 gene encoding epimerase family protein SDR39U1 homolog, chloroplastic isoform X2, translating into MIVSVTGATGFIGRRLVQRLRADNHDVHVLTRSRSRAELIFPVKDYPGLVIAEEPKWRDCIQKSNAVVNLAGMPISTRWSSEIKKEIKDSRIRVTSKVVDYINASPGENRPTVLVSATAVGYYGSSETRVFDERSPSGNDYLAEVCREWEATALTVNKDVRVALIRIGVVLGKDGGALAKMVPLFMMFAGGPLGSGQQWFSWIHVDDLVNLIYEALINPSYKGVINGTAPNPVRLAELCQQLGEVLGRPSWLPVPDFALKAVLGEGACVVLDGQKVVPAKARELGFPFKYPYVKDALKAILL
- the LOC104453383 gene encoding epimerase family protein SDR39U1 homolog, chloroplastic isoform X1, translating into MAIAKATALTWTHSVSPSLHVPQSSVRDARRFRVFCASDQSQKGNEMIVSVTGATGFIGRRLVQRLRADNHDVHVLTRSRSRAELIFPVKDYPGLVIAEEPKWRDCIQKSNAVVNLAGMPISTRWSSEIKKEIKDSRIRVTSKVVDYINASPGENRPTVLVSATAVGYYGSSETRVFDERSPSGNDYLAEVCREWEATALTVNKDVRVALIRIGVVLGKDGGALAKMVPLFMMFAGGPLGSGQQWFSWIHVDDLVNLIYEALINPSYKGVINGTAPNPVRLAELCQQLGEVLGRPSWLPVPDFALKAVLGEGACVVLDGQKVVPAKARELGFPFKYPYVKDALKAILL
- the LOC104453383 gene encoding epimerase family protein SDR39U1 homolog, chloroplastic isoform X3, whose translation is MAIAKATALTWTHSVSPSLHVPQSSVRDARRFRVFCASDQSQKGNEMIVSVTGATGFIGRRLVQRLRADNHDVHVLTRSRSRAELIFPVKDYPGLVIAEEPKWRDCIQKSNAVVNLAGMPISTRWSSEIKKEIKDSRIRVTSKVVDYINASPGENRPTVLVSATAVGYYGSSETRVFDERSPSGNDYLAEVCREWEATALTVNKDVRVALIRIGVVLGKDGGALAKMVPLFMMFAGGPLGSGQQWFSWIHVDDLVNLIYEALINPSYKAKF